In the Maridesulfovibrio ferrireducens genome, one interval contains:
- a CDS encoding HAMP domain-containing methyl-accepting chemotaxis protein, whose product MFKNMRLGLKLGLSFALMILLTAIMAFVGFNGMTGVQERVDKADDVNRMVRSLLEVRIDEKNFMLRGDEKFLKEHQNNISDIKALIAATDKKFTNKINNDQMAAVNGAVTEYEKAFSDYVSLVTERTKTMEMMRSEARSALKELEQIRSDQKKQLDGIMTDTRSHIASAMQSGQTDQIGGLYQKGQAGIDDKLQKADDANRSIKWFITTRKNEKEYIISSDSKYLDMVKNDVANIVELMNDLSGRFSNPVNVAQVQSILKAITGYEENFINYTNLMNDQVLAEKQMVVAARKAENECRDARADQKAKMLSQMDFSNMILVVGACIALVLGVLTAILLTRGITGPIGMGVTFAQRMAQGDFTRTLDIDQKDEIGILATALNNMVSKLSSVVTEVGSSTENVAAGSEELSATAENLSQASTEQAANVEEVSSSIEEMTANIRQNAENAHETERIALQSAKQAEDGGAAVTQAVVAMKNIAEKISIIEEIARQTNLLALNAAIEAARAGEHGKGFAVVAAEVRKLAERSGEAAGEIGDLSSTTVNVAEKAGEMLNQLVSFWSELVQEIAAGSNEQLSGAEQINKAVQQLDQVTQQNASASEEMASTSEELSSQAEQLQQVMSFFRVGSQSSAPMRALPSHRPPVRKVPEFKTVATEKPARDKSPGVALDMSGDFSDSDFEKF is encoded by the coding sequence ATGTTTAAGAATATGAGATTGGGACTAAAACTTGGGTTAAGCTTTGCGTTGATGATTTTACTGACCGCTATAATGGCTTTTGTCGGATTCAATGGAATGACAGGGGTTCAAGAGCGGGTCGACAAAGCAGATGATGTTAATCGTATGGTTAGATCTCTTCTTGAAGTAAGGATTGATGAAAAGAATTTTATGCTGCGTGGTGATGAAAAATTTTTAAAAGAGCATCAGAATAATATTTCTGACATTAAAGCTCTGATTGCAGCGACAGACAAAAAATTTACTAATAAAATAAATAATGATCAGATGGCTGCAGTTAATGGGGCTGTAACTGAATATGAAAAAGCTTTTTCTGATTATGTTTCACTTGTCACCGAGCGAACTAAAACTATGGAGATGATGAGATCTGAAGCTCGTTCAGCGCTTAAGGAACTTGAGCAGATTAGATCTGATCAGAAAAAACAGCTTGATGGAATCATGACTGATACCAGATCGCATATTGCAAGTGCGATGCAGAGTGGACAAACAGATCAGATTGGGGGGCTTTATCAGAAAGGGCAAGCCGGTATTGATGATAAGCTTCAAAAGGCTGATGATGCCAATAGATCTATCAAGTGGTTTATTACAACCCGTAAGAATGAGAAAGAGTACATAATTTCTTCCGACAGTAAATATTTAGATATGGTTAAAAATGATGTGGCAAACATTGTTGAACTTATGAATGATCTGTCTGGAAGATTTTCAAATCCAGTCAATGTTGCTCAGGTTCAGTCCATTTTAAAAGCAATTACTGGTTATGAGGAGAATTTTATAAATTATACAAATTTAATGAATGATCAAGTGCTGGCAGAGAAACAGATGGTTGTCGCTGCACGTAAAGCTGAAAATGAATGCCGTGACGCCCGCGCTGATCAGAAAGCAAAGATGCTTAGTCAAATGGATTTCTCGAATATGATTTTGGTGGTTGGAGCCTGTATAGCTCTGGTTCTCGGAGTTCTTACTGCAATCCTTCTGACAAGAGGAATTACCGGACCTATTGGTATGGGTGTAACTTTTGCACAACGTATGGCTCAAGGAGATTTCACAAGAACTCTGGATATAGATCAGAAGGATGAAATCGGAATACTTGCAACCGCCTTGAATAACATGGTGAGCAAACTTTCTTCCGTTGTTACTGAAGTTGGCAGTTCTACTGAAAATGTTGCCGCGGGAAGTGAAGAGTTGTCTGCAACCGCTGAAAATCTTTCACAGGCTTCAACTGAACAGGCTGCGAATGTTGAAGAAGTTTCTTCTTCTATCGAAGAAATGACCGCGAATATCAGGCAGAATGCTGAAAATGCTCATGAGACTGAGCGGATTGCGTTGCAGTCTGCAAAGCAGGCAGAAGATGGCGGGGCCGCAGTAACTCAGGCTGTCGTTGCAATGAAAAATATTGCAGAAAAAATATCTATTATTGAAGAGATTGCCCGTCAAACCAACTTGCTTGCTCTTAATGCTGCAATTGAGGCAGCTCGTGCAGGTGAGCATGGTAAAGGGTTTGCCGTTGTAGCTGCAGAAGTCAGGAAGCTGGCGGAACGAAGTGGAGAAGCCGCCGGAGAAATAGGTGATCTTTCTTCAACCACCGTGAATGTTGCTGAAAAAGCCGGAGAAATGCTTAACCAGTTGGTTTCGTTCTGGTCAGAATTAGTTCAGGAGATAGCGGCTGGAAGCAATGAGCAGCTTTCCGGGGCAGAGCAGATCAATAAGGCGGTTCAGCAGCTTGATCAGGTGACTCAGCAAAATGCTTCTGCTTCCGAGGAAATGGCTTCCACTTCAGAAGAATTATCGAGTCAGGCAGAGCAGCTTCAGCAGGTAATGAGCTTCTTCAGGGTTGGCTCGCAATCTTCAGCACCAATGAGAGCATTGCCTTCTCATCGTCCTCCAGTACGTAAGGTTCCTGAGTTTAAGACTGTGGCGACTGAAAAGCCAGCCAGAGATAAATCACCAGGAGTCGCACTTGATATGAGTGGAGATTTTTCAGATTCAGATTTTGAAAAATTCTAA
- a CDS encoding chemotaxis protein CheW, with amino-acid sequence MGDEMNSTMNQYLTFTLNKDIYALDISSVREVLELTPITRIPRTPTFMRGVINLRGHAVPVVDMRLKFGMSKTEDTINTCIIIVEVLFDGDSTVMGALADSVREVIEFTEDMIEEPPRMGTTIKTDFIRGMGKQDDDFVIILDINKILSVEELAMLKSAPHEPSAEVVPEVNPKQGMTLNL; translated from the coding sequence ATGGGCGATGAAATGAACAGCACAATGAATCAGTATCTGACCTTTACCTTGAATAAAGATATCTATGCCCTTGATATCTCAAGTGTCAGGGAAGTTCTGGAGTTAACTCCTATAACTCGGATTCCAAGGACCCCGACGTTTATGAGGGGAGTTATTAATCTACGTGGACATGCTGTACCTGTAGTCGATATGCGGCTTAAATTCGGTATGAGCAAGACTGAGGATACGATAAACACTTGTATCATTATTGTTGAAGTCCTTTTTGATGGTGATAGCACTGTTATGGGCGCTCTTGCGGATTCAGTCAGGGAAGTTATTGAGTTTACGGAGGATATGATTGAAGAACCTCCTAGAATGGGCACGACAATCAAGACTGATTTTATTCGCGGAATGGGTAAACAGGATGATGACTTTGTTATAATCCTTGATATTAATAAGATCTTATCCGTGGAAGAGCTTGCTATGCTTAAGAGTGCACCTCACGAACCTTCTGCTGAAGTTGTTCCTGAAGTAAACCCAAAGCAAGGCATGACTCTTAATCTTTAA
- a CDS encoding HAMP domain-containing methyl-accepting chemotaxis protein: MFKNLKLGWKIGGGFGIVLILTLLVGSVGWLGMSKVSEQSDQTSIVNKVVRDVYSARLMVLYYTLKGTPDYIDSFHDSIGELSKGFLDNKEKFSGKRHTEIVDISKNVQEYADAFDGYVLASKEKDEALGSCLVAVDKIYNSLNAMDKDSKLQVQNNRSLQGLDGNSDESFLFYTKIIDMDRSFRNARSVAKSFLGSGSENDLKSVRLYIAEIIDVADFLRKSAYVTKEKAERVAELASTARRYLEGINLIAEKLKVQNSKLKEMVAVGEHVLVLSHDILISQEAESAKVISSALSVIAIGLAIALLAGIITTLIITKAITGPVRLGVSFTERMAAGDFTQFLNVNQKDEIGILATALNDMVSKLSSVVTEVGSSTENVAAGSEELSATAENLSQASTEQAANVEEVSSSIEEMTANIRQNAENAHETERIALQSAKQAEDGGAAVTQAVVAMKNIAEKISIIEEIARQTNLLALNAAIEAARAGEHGKGFAVVAAEVRKLAERSGAAAGEIGELSSKTVSVAEKAGEMLNQLVPDIKRTSELVQEIAAGSNEQLSGAEQINKAVQQLDQVTQQNASASEEMASTSEELSSQAEQLQQVMSFFRVSSQSSAPMRALPSHRPPVRKVPAFKAMPTEKPVRKSSGVALDMSGDFSDSDFEKF; this comes from the coding sequence ATGTTTAAAAATCTTAAGCTTGGGTGGAAAATTGGCGGTGGATTCGGAATTGTACTCATACTTACCCTTTTAGTTGGTTCTGTCGGGTGGTTGGGGATGTCTAAAGTCTCTGAGCAATCCGATCAGACTAGTATTGTTAACAAAGTTGTACGAGATGTTTATTCTGCACGGTTGATGGTTTTATATTATACTCTAAAAGGTACTCCAGATTATATAGACTCCTTTCATGATTCCATTGGCGAATTGAGCAAGGGTTTTTTAGACAATAAAGAAAAATTTTCAGGTAAAAGACATACTGAGATTGTCGATATTTCAAAAAATGTGCAGGAGTATGCAGATGCTTTTGATGGTTACGTGCTGGCCAGCAAAGAAAAGGATGAAGCTCTCGGGAGTTGCCTTGTAGCAGTAGATAAAATCTATAATTCTTTAAATGCGATGGATAAAGATAGTAAGCTACAAGTTCAGAATAACCGGAGTTTACAAGGTCTCGATGGCAATTCTGATGAATCTTTTTTATTTTATACTAAAATAATTGATATGGACCGTTCCTTTCGCAACGCGCGTAGCGTTGCCAAGTCCTTTTTGGGAAGTGGATCTGAAAATGATTTGAAATCTGTAAGGCTATATATTGCCGAAATTATTGATGTGGCTGATTTTTTGCGCAAGAGTGCATACGTCACTAAGGAAAAAGCTGAGAGAGTTGCAGAGTTAGCTAGTACCGCACGGAGGTACCTCGAAGGTATTAATTTAATAGCTGAAAAACTGAAAGTTCAAAATAGTAAACTTAAGGAAATGGTTGCTGTAGGTGAACATGTATTAGTTTTAAGTCACGATATTTTGATATCCCAAGAAGCAGAATCTGCAAAAGTAATTAGTTCCGCTCTTTCTGTTATAGCCATTGGCCTAGCGATAGCATTGCTGGCTGGTATCATCACAACTTTGATCATAACAAAAGCTATAACAGGGCCAGTTAGACTGGGGGTTTCTTTCACAGAAAGGATGGCAGCTGGAGATTTTACGCAATTTTTAAATGTGAATCAGAAGGATGAAATCGGAATACTTGCAACCGCCTTGAATGACATGGTGAGCAAACTTTCTTCCGTTGTTACTGAAGTTGGAAGTTCTACTGAAAATGTTGCCGCGGGAAGTGAAGAGTTGTCTGCAACTGCTGAAAATCTTTCACAGGCTTCAACTGAACAGGCTGCGAATGTTGAAGAAGTTTCTTCATCTATCGAAGAAATGACCGCGAATATCAGGCAGAATGCTGAAAATGCTCATGAGACTGAGCGAATCGCATTGCAGTCTGCAAAGCAGGCAGAAGATGGCGGAGCCGCAGTAACTCAGGCTGTTGTTGCAATGAAAAATATTGCGGAAAAAATATCTATTATTGAAGAAATTGCCCGTCAAACCAACTTGCTTGCTCTTAATGCTGCAATTGAGGCAGCTCGTGCAGGTGAGCATGGTAAAGGGTTTGCTGTTGTAGCTGCAGAAGTTCGAAAATTAGCTGAGCGAAGCGGTGCCGCAGCAGGTGAAATCGGAGAACTTTCATCCAAAACTGTAAGTGTTGCTGAAAAAGCCGGAGAAATGCTTAACCAGCTGGTCCCGGATATCAAGCGGACATCAGAATTAGTTCAGGAGATAGCGGCTGGAAGCAATGAGCAGCTTTCCGGGGCAGAGCAGATCAATAAGGCTGTTCAGCAGCTTGATCAGGTGACTCAGCAAAATGCTTCTGCTTCCGAGGAAATGGCTTCCACTTCGGAAGAATTATCGAGTCAGGCAGAGCAGCTTCAGCAAGTAATGAGCTTCTTCAGGGTTAGTTCGCAATCTTCAGCACCAATGAGAGCATTGCCTTCTCATCGTCCTCCTGTGCGTAAGGTTCCTGCGTTTAAAGCTATGCCCACTGAAAAGCCGGTCAGAAAATCATCAGGAGTCGCACTTGATATGAGTGGAGATTTTTCAGATTCAGATTTTGAAAAGTTCTGA
- a CDS encoding Hpt domain-containing protein — MMSSEVFNEAAFFNHLGGDRELGAEILDVYLIDAPDRLRSLSEAVEKNDQNLVIKYSHALKGISATIRAEKIARISEIIELAARQGDFEKVRACFPDIVNELEKTLKVLKEYLGVHKN; from the coding sequence ATGATGTCGAGTGAAGTTTTTAATGAGGCGGCGTTTTTTAATCATCTTGGTGGTGATAGAGAGTTGGGAGCGGAAATACTTGATGTGTATCTGATTGATGCTCCAGACCGGCTCCGTTCGCTTTCAGAGGCTGTTGAGAAGAATGACCAGAATCTTGTAATTAAATATTCTCATGCTCTTAAAGGAATATCTGCAACAATACGTGCTGAAAAAATTGCCCGCATTTCTGAGATAATTGAATTGGCAGCAAGACAAGGCGACTTTGAGAAAGTGAGAGCGTGCTTTCCGGATATTGTAAATGAGCTGGAAAAAACTTTAAAAGTGCTGAAAGAATATTTGGGTGTACACAAAAACTGA
- a CDS encoding glycosyltransferase, whose protein sequence is MKKLFLINCRKPMVDAFKAAGHDVRYIFTAERDVDVPCELDKLGFHPDILLQQESLGSRVFLHGLASVKCVRLFWSVDTHMNMHWHGLYGSMFDGVLTTQKKYVSQLEKVCTAKICWVPWMGGRLGPETGTEAGLIPYTKREHELTFVGRVSPQRPSRKWFVDFLKTNYNLNMVDGLNYSQMMSLYKETRIVPNEALFGEVNFRLFEGCSCGCAVVTPFVGDELGELFEDGKEIAVYNNVLELKDILDRFKVNPKLAASMGLAAYERILRDHMPANRVAKILDFAQEIVPRSINESESDFLYYQTQAVLGESGDRTVSWKIVIEGLKRGGPGIQSDAALLRIFAKGRMTKEFMDTANLYLNSETGNDDCYFNMSASVGSNKIGNWDLAKYFWYRYCAKVRPGKEEKPLDIVHLLMLWGQELSRVGTDIRSGVLFNEEKDLPACAADCYLVALHLDPENLEVYRSLESLLAGIAGAESMRLGFLSHLSLHRPDDWRISAELGIVNLKVFRLDEGLSELENSKKKAMVAGCERFWIRKIEKEVNINFEIVNS, encoded by the coding sequence ATGAAGAAATTGTTTTTAATCAATTGCCGCAAGCCGATGGTCGATGCGTTCAAAGCCGCAGGGCATGACGTTCGCTATATTTTTACTGCTGAACGTGACGTAGATGTTCCCTGTGAGTTGGATAAGCTTGGATTTCATCCTGATATTCTTTTGCAGCAGGAGTCACTTGGCAGCAGAGTTTTTTTACACGGTTTAGCTTCAGTTAAATGCGTGCGGTTGTTCTGGTCGGTTGATACTCATATGAACATGCACTGGCACGGTTTGTATGGATCAATGTTTGATGGTGTGCTGACGACTCAGAAGAAATATGTTTCACAGCTTGAGAAAGTCTGCACCGCGAAAATTTGCTGGGTTCCGTGGATGGGGGGACGTCTTGGGCCGGAGACCGGTACTGAGGCAGGGCTTATTCCTTATACTAAGCGTGAGCACGAGCTTACTTTTGTCGGGCGGGTGTCACCGCAACGGCCTTCGCGGAAGTGGTTTGTTGATTTTTTGAAGACCAATTACAATTTGAATATGGTAGATGGTTTGAATTATTCTCAGATGATGTCTCTTTATAAAGAGACTCGAATTGTTCCGAATGAGGCTCTTTTCGGAGAAGTTAACTTTAGGCTGTTTGAGGGCTGCTCCTGCGGGTGCGCTGTTGTTACGCCGTTTGTGGGTGATGAGTTGGGAGAGCTTTTTGAGGATGGTAAAGAAATTGCTGTTTATAATAATGTTTTAGAACTGAAAGATATACTTGACCGTTTTAAGGTTAATCCTAAGTTGGCAGCTTCAATGGGGCTGGCTGCGTATGAACGTATTTTGCGAGATCATATGCCGGCCAACAGGGTTGCGAAAATTTTAGATTTTGCGCAGGAAATTGTTCCTCGAAGTATTAATGAATCGGAATCCGATTTTTTATATTATCAGACGCAGGCAGTTCTTGGAGAAAGCGGAGATAGAACTGTTTCATGGAAGATTGTAATCGAAGGTTTAAAGAGAGGCGGACCCGGAATCCAGAGTGATGCAGCCTTACTTCGTATTTTTGCGAAAGGGCGGATGACGAAGGAATTTATGGATACCGCTAATTTATATTTAAACAGTGAGACGGGGAACGACGACTGTTATTTCAACATGTCTGCTTCGGTAGGTAGTAATAAAATTGGAAACTGGGATCTGGCTAAATATTTTTGGTATCGTTATTGTGCAAAGGTCAGGCCCGGTAAAGAAGAGAAGCCATTAGACATAGTCCATTTGCTTATGCTTTGGGGGCAGGAACTATCTCGAGTCGGAACAGATATAAGATCCGGTGTGCTTTTTAACGAAGAGAAGGATTTGCCAGCCTGTGCAGCGGATTGTTATCTTGTGGCGTTACATCTTGATCCTGAGAATCTTGAAGTCTATAGAAGTCTTGAATCATTACTTGCCGGAATCGCCGGGGCAGAGTCTATGCGACTGGGATTTTTGTCTCATTTGTCCCTGCACCGTCCTGATGACTGGAGAATCAGCGCAGAACTGGGAATAGTTAATTTGAAGGTTTTTAGGTTGGATGAGGGGCTTTCTGAATTGGAAAATTCTAAAAAGAAAGCGATGGTTGCAGGGTGTGAACGATTCTGGATTCGTAAAATTGAAAAAGAAGTTAACATAAATTTTGAAATAGTTAATTCTTGA
- a CDS encoding DUF502 domain-containing protein produces MKSIADFFKSAVMGGFFVLLPICVIAFLIYEGIEIFIAFTDEMTDALGLEGPLLHALILLAGAVVVILICFVVGMIIRTKVGGYSVGLLDRLLGKVPLFNIIKRVIDQTSGAGTENFAPVLFTLSGGEVSVLGLFIERSGENMAVVFVPSSPTSGVGHVVQVPYNNMQFLDASLLSVVDGLMNWGNGLGKSFATIKVKDS; encoded by the coding sequence GTGAAATCGATTGCCGACTTTTTTAAATCAGCTGTTATGGGTGGTTTTTTTGTTTTGCTTCCCATTTGTGTAATAGCTTTTCTCATATACGAAGGTATTGAGATATTTATAGCCTTTACGGATGAGATGACTGACGCTCTCGGGCTTGAAGGCCCCTTGCTTCATGCGCTTATTTTATTAGCAGGAGCTGTCGTAGTTATTTTGATTTGCTTTGTGGTCGGTATGATCATCAGAACAAAGGTTGGAGGGTATTCGGTAGGTTTGCTTGATAGACTGCTGGGTAAGGTTCCTTTGTTTAACATTATTAAGAGAGTGATTGACCAGACCAGTGGAGCTGGTACTGAAAATTTTGCACCTGTTTTATTCACTCTTTCAGGTGGGGAAGTTTCCGTTCTGGGCCTTTTCATTGAGCGAAGCGGTGAAAATATGGCCGTGGTTTTTGTTCCGTCCTCTCCGACCTCCGGAGTCGGTCACGTTGTTCAGGTGCCTTATAATAATATGCAGTTTTTAGACGCATCCCTTCTTTCTGTTGTGGATGGACTCATGAATTGGGGCAATGGTCTTGGGAAGTCTTTTGCAACAATTAAGGTGAAAGATAGTTAG
- the tmcA gene encoding acidic tetraheme cytochrome c3 TmcA, with amino-acid sequence MLKRVLTIAAVVACVFLYMVPAFCQDDITFLLDPAFVHPERPAAVFVHDGHNEKAGIEDCATCHHVWADGKIVEDESSEDQKCSSCHQVKPEAGKTGLRNGYHKLCSNCHIEKDKGPVTCAGCHPNGGAAPAGH; translated from the coding sequence ATGTTAAAAAGAGTATTAACTATCGCGGCAGTTGTCGCCTGTGTCTTTCTCTATATGGTTCCCGCATTCTGTCAGGATGATATAACATTCCTGCTGGATCCGGCTTTTGTTCATCCCGAAAGACCTGCTGCTGTGTTCGTTCATGATGGGCACAACGAAAAGGCCGGTATCGAAGATTGCGCAACTTGTCATCATGTATGGGCAGACGGAAAGATTGTTGAAGACGAAAGTTCCGAAGACCAGAAATGTTCATCCTGTCATCAGGTTAAACCTGAAGCTGGAAAAACAGGACTTCGTAATGGTTATCACAAACTTTGCTCAAACTGTCATATCGAGAAAGATAAAGGACCTGTAACTTGCGCCGGATGTCATCCAAACGGCGGAGCTGCTCCTGCCGGGCATTAG
- the tmcB gene encoding electron transfer complex ferredoxin TmcB: MIFDRKIADAGLERGVSRLTPQRIEETLRQVLEGETGAKLKVYAETCMRCGLCSEACHYYMSHDKDPSYSPAGKVHMTLGEILRKDCKVSPEFVYQMAQIAYTECNLCRRCVHYCPIGIDTGYIMSTVRRMCHKLGVIPQYLQDTANSHSVTMNQMWLKDDEWMDTLQWQEDEARDEMPDLRIPLDKEGAEIYYSVIAPEPKFRTQLIYQAAYIMNTAGVDFTMPTEPGWDNSDMCMYSGDFEMMGRLKKRHFESALDLKVKKIVMGECGHAFRSVYDQGNRWDGWDMYPIEVVHSVEFFWDLINSGKIKIREKFKEPITIHDPCNIIRGRGLMEQSRKLAHALCENVVEMHPNLEHNYCCTAGGGVINCGPPFKNVRMKGNRVKAEQLKATGVKTILAPCHNCHGGLEDIVHYYELGMDIKFFGDLIYELMEKPEVE, from the coding sequence ATGATTTTTGACAGGAAAATTGCGGATGCCGGGCTCGAACGGGGTGTGTCCCGTTTGACTCCTCAACGCATCGAAGAAACTCTAAGGCAGGTTCTCGAAGGAGAAACCGGAGCCAAGCTTAAGGTGTATGCAGAAACCTGCATGCGTTGCGGTTTGTGTTCTGAAGCCTGCCATTATTATATGTCCCATGACAAAGATCCTTCCTACTCTCCAGCAGGTAAGGTTCACATGACTTTGGGCGAAATATTACGCAAAGATTGTAAGGTTTCTCCTGAGTTTGTTTATCAGATGGCTCAGATTGCCTATACAGAGTGTAATCTCTGTCGTCGTTGTGTTCATTATTGTCCAATAGGAATTGATACTGGTTACATCATGAGTACTGTGCGCCGTATGTGCCACAAACTCGGTGTAATTCCTCAGTACCTTCAGGACACTGCAAATAGTCATTCTGTTACAATGAACCAGATGTGGCTGAAAGATGACGAATGGATGGATACCCTGCAATGGCAGGAAGATGAAGCCAGAGACGAAATGCCGGATCTTCGCATTCCTCTTGATAAGGAAGGCGCAGAAATCTATTATTCCGTTATTGCTCCTGAACCTAAGTTCCGTACTCAGTTAATCTATCAGGCTGCTTATATTATGAACACTGCCGGAGTTGATTTCACCATGCCTACCGAACCAGGCTGGGATAACTCCGATATGTGTATGTATTCCGGTGACTTTGAAATGATGGGACGACTTAAGAAACGTCATTTCGAATCAGCTCTTGATCTCAAGGTTAAAAAGATTGTTATGGGTGAGTGCGGTCACGCATTCCGCTCTGTTTATGATCAGGGTAACCGTTGGGACGGGTGGGATATGTATCCTATTGAAGTAGTCCATTCCGTGGAATTCTTCTGGGATCTCATCAATTCAGGTAAAATTAAAATTCGTGAAAAGTTCAAAGAGCCGATCACCATACACGATCCTTGCAATATTATTCGCGGACGTGGTTTGATGGAACAGTCTCGTAAACTTGCTCATGCACTTTGTGAAAACGTAGTGGAAATGCACCCTAACCTTGAGCATAACTATTGTTGTACTGCAGGTGGTGGTGTTATCAACTGTGGTCCTCCATTTAAAAATGTCAGAATGAAAGGTAACAGAGTTAAGGCTGAGCAGTTAAAAGCTACCGGCGTAAAGACTATCCTTGCACCTTGTCATAACTGTCACGGTGGGCTTGAAGATATAGTCCATTACTATGAACTTGGCATGGACATTAAATTCTTCGGCGATCTTATCTATGAACTCATGGAAAAGCCTGAAGTGGAATAG
- the tmcC gene encoding TmcC family electron transfer complex membrane anchor subunit, producing MNTLYAFVVGPLAWIAWGVFIFGSLYKMVSMYQLAKEKDASSLHYMSFKYGMRSILHWLNPVGTLGWQSSPYTAMVTFVFHICLVIVPLFLLGHVVLWDQFFGITWPTLPDTVADIMSIVFVACCIYFGLRRFLQPDVRFLTTGKDWVALAIPSLTFLFGVLAYHQIGNDKVMLVLHILCGEIMLISIPFSRLSHMLFGFFTRAYMGSEFGGVRRTKDW from the coding sequence ATGAACACTCTTTATGCATTCGTTGTAGGCCCTCTGGCGTGGATCGCCTGGGGCGTGTTTATTTTTGGTTCCTTATACAAGATGGTTTCAATGTACCAGCTTGCTAAAGAAAAGGACGCTTCGTCCTTGCATTACATGAGTTTTAAGTATGGAATGCGTTCAATTCTGCACTGGCTCAATCCTGTAGGAACCCTCGGTTGGCAGAGCAGTCCTTATACTGCAATGGTAACTTTTGTTTTTCACATTTGTCTTGTTATTGTTCCTTTGTTCCTTCTGGGACACGTGGTTCTCTGGGATCAGTTTTTCGGTATTACTTGGCCGACTCTCCCAGATACTGTTGCCGACATCATGTCCATCGTATTCGTAGCTTGCTGCATTTATTTTGGACTGCGCCGCTTTTTGCAGCCCGATGTTCGTTTTCTTACCACCGGTAAAGATTGGGTAGCTCTGGCTATTCCTTCTTTGACTTTCCTTTTCGGTGTTCTGGCATACCACCAGATCGGAAACGACAAGGTAATGCTTGTACTGCATATCCTTTGTGGAGAAATCATGCTTATCAGCATTCCTTTCTCCCGCCTCAGCCATATGTTGTTCGGCTTTTTCACTAGAGCCTACATGGGGTCTGAGTTCGGTGGCGTTCGCCGTACAAAGGATTGGTAA